The genomic stretch TTAAGTGATGATCGACTCACTATAAGTATAGTACAAACCGAGTGCAAATAAGAAAGGGCATATTGATTTGcaacaattttatttaaaattattctaaaattagttaaaaaaatactttaacatTAATTAAAAAAAGTATTTTGATCAAAGTTATTTTAACACggtaaattttttataatattattagagtaattttgataaaaaaaaattatttagaataattgtaattaaaattgtcctatattataatatttttagctAAAACTAtttcatattataataattttgattaaaatttctctatattATATTAGTCTTGTCTTGAATCAATAAGGTAAAAAATGATAATTTGGACACTCTTTTATTATGTCTTCAACGTAGATATCCTTTAACGATAATGAAAATAAATGATATTTTCACCCAATAATAAATCAAGATAAACTTCATTTGGAAATTGTAATTTACACAAttcaatttataattttttttatttggaatTTACTTCGCCCATAAAAAATAATcaggcaaaaataaaaaattgtacaaagtgaaataaaaaataaaataaaaatcaggGGTGCCATTGGAAAATCTGCCTAAAAATAATTAGGCAATGCACAATCTCCCTCCGTTTCTCTTCCTTTCCCCCGAAGCACACAGCAAGACGGAACCGGTCTGGTCCGGTACTCCGGTTCAAATTGACGGCGGCGGACAACTCACATGTACTTCGTCTTCTACGTATATAGGGAGCTCCTCTTCGCCAGTCCCTTCCAAACCCTGCTTACAAGCCCTACCCtctcccctctccctctctccctctctgaACGAGGAGTTGATGATGTCGGTGAGTCGCAATCCCTTTTACTCCCCGGGTTTTTGTTTGAGGAATTTCTGATTCGATTTGGTTGTGCCGGGATGGGGTTGATCTTGTTGGGCTGGCTGTGGTTTATATTTGAGAATGAGCAAGTGTAGTAGATGCATGTTGATCTGTTTAGCTCCTCTGCTTATGTCTGCTTTCTTGTTTCTTGATTATTTGCTAGTTTTTTTTGGTGATCTAGGGCACGCTCAGTTCTAGCTTTATTGCTTCTTTGACTTCTTGTGTGGAAATGGGTATGGGTATGGATTAGTCCACTGGAGCTCAGAGGTTTTCTGTATGCTTGGATGGTACAAAATGCAGGacctttttcctttttgaaactATTAATCTGCGCTTTATCGATCAATCAAGTGTAAAATTTGTAAAAAGTGCTTCTTTTTCGCCGTTCTTCTAGGGCCTTACTCTTTTTCATGTCTCTCAAATGCCATTTAATCAACTAAGGCATCTCTACGATATCTAGTAGGTCAGTATGGTTCTTAAGTTGTTTGTACTTCCATGGAGGCTTTGATTTCCCATTTTGCTTTAGATGAAAATTGCTAGAATTCAAGCTTCTGTGAGAAAACTGATTACTGTTAATCGACATATTTCCTTATCACTGCATTATAGTCAATTCATATATGTGGCACGTTGGCAGTGTCAAATTATCAGAATCATTCTTCAATATTATCTAATACTTTGGTCCCTTGACTTCCAATACTCTTATAATGTTCTGGATTAGAAGTTGGTTGGCCAAACTTCTTGTTATAACCTCATACTCTTTGAGTACTTTAATTATGTCTTGTTTTGTCTCGAGACTATGATCACCATATAGTTACATTCTCATAAATATTTTGCATATTTAACTTTTATTCCTTAATTTCGCCAtggattgttatttttttttctatgcaGGTAAACTTGCAAGGTTAGTTGATAGAATTAAAATCTTCtagtgaattgcctgtaaattaTTTTTCTTCAAATTGATGGAGTATGGTTTGGGAAGATTTTCGTTGTCCTATGAAATACATGTGTTAGATTGTTGCTAATTCCTAATCATGTATCTGTATCTTAACCCTTTTTATCTATTGCATGATTAGCTATCAAGTATCTGACCTTATGTTATTTGAGTCGACATGCAGAGGACTATGCCTTCAAAATAACTGTTATGCAAGTGGCCTGCACATATCATCCTTTTTATCTGAAAATAGGTGTATTTTTAGATAAGATTTTGAGTTTGTCTGACACTTAATTGATTCCTATTGCCCACCTATTTTGCTGAAATTCAAATTTCACATCCCTTCATTGTGTATAACAAACCATACTGTAAGTATGTGACAGATTTAGATATCAACCTTTTTAAATTTGACTGGATGCTAAGAACTTCAACTTGCTTCACTACTTACAAACATGCCCTGAATTCTAGCAGGAAAAAGGCTGCCCTTTGCCAAAGTTTGGTGAGTGGGACGTCAATGACCCTGCCTCAGCTGAAGGTTTCACCGTGATCTTCAACAAAGCCCGCGACGAGAAGAAAATGGGTGGCAACATACGCGAAACCGACTCTCCtggaaaggaggaagaagctcTAAAACCAGGAATTTCTGCTTCCAAACCTCCTGTATGTGCATGCTCATACTCTGCTCCTATATGAATTGAATCCCTTGTGTTAAT from Zingiber officinale cultivar Zhangliang chromosome 5B, Zo_v1.1, whole genome shotgun sequence encodes the following:
- the LOC121986338 gene encoding protein NOI4-like isoform X1, whose product is MMSQEKGCPLPKFGEWDVNDPASAEGFTVIFNKARDEKKMGGNIRETDSPGKEEEALKPGISASKPPKKWFCCMHTSAQ
- the LOC121986338 gene encoding protein NOI4-like isoform X2: MMSEKGCPLPKFGEWDVNDPASAEGFTVIFNKARDEKKMGGNIRETDSPGKEEEALKPGISASKPPKKWFCCMHTSAQ